The genomic region CCCCAGCGCGGGGGGGATGAGGCGGTGGGAAGAGAGGACGTAGAAGTTGGGCGGGGGGGAGTCGAGGAGCACGGCGGCCGTGCCGGGGGCGGTCGTCTCGAACCCCACAGCGAAGAACACCACGTCGCGGTCCGGATGGGCCTGCGCCACATCCACCGCATCCGCCGCGGACAGGACCACCCGCACGTCGGCGCCTTGGGCCCGCGCCTCGGCAAGCGTCACGCGGGTCCCCGGCACGCGCGTCATGTCCCCGAACGTGCACAGGATCGCCCCCCCCGCGGCCAGTTTCGCCGCCCGATCGAGGTCCACGGTCGGGGTCACGCACACCGGGCACCCTGGCCCCTCGAGGACCTCCACCCCTTCCGGGAGGAGGGACCGCAGCCCGTGCTGGGCGATCGCCATCTCGTGGGTCCCGCAGACGTGGACGATCCGCACCGGGTACGGTGGGGCATAGCGGCGGATGAGGTCGCCCAACGCCCGCGCCCGGTGTGGGTCACGCAGCGGGAAGGTCGTGCCCGAGGACGGCATCAGGACGCCGGCGGGCATCGCCCCTCTTTTTCCGTCGCAGGGGCGCGGTCGAACCCTCGTTCAGGCGGGACGCGAGTCATGCCGTGGTCCAGCGGGATCCGGGGCCACCCCTGTCGGAGGAGAGGCACCCTGCGGATCGAGGGCGAACAGCTCATCGAACAGGGCCAACGTTTCCGCGGCATCCTGGGGATCGAGGCGGCGGATGGCGAACCCGGCGTGGACGAGGAGGTAGTCCCCGATCCGAACCTCCTCCCCGAGGGCATCGAGCCGCACCCGGGCCTGAACGCCCTGCACGTCCACCGTGGCCACGTTCCCGTCCAGCGTGAGCACCTTCGTCGGGATGGCGAGACACATGCGCGATCGGAACCCATTCTAGCGGGCCCCATCCCCCCCCACAACGGGCCGAGCGAGGGCTGTGCCTCAAAACGAGAGCGTGTGTATCATCGGGCTCATGCGCGCCGCGTGGAATGGGGGCCTCTGGCGAGCGGGGGCGGTGGCCCTCGTGGCCGCCCTGGGCGTCGTGGGGAGCGGAACCTCCCCGCAGGAGAAACTCGCCGCCGCTGAGGCGCTCTACAACCGGTGGGATGGGGCGTTTGAGTTCACGGCGTACGAGGCCCGCCTCCGGGGGGCGATTTCGCTGTGGGAGGAGGTGTTGGCGGCCACGGACCTGACGGTGGACGAGCGGGAGGCGGTGCTCGTCCGCCTGTCCCGGGCCTACTTCGAGCTCGCCGAGGCGTACCTCCCGGACGGGGAGCGCCGCGCGGCGTACGCGACGGGCGAGGCGGCGGGCCTTGCCGCGCTGCGCCTCGATCCGGAGTTCGCCCGCGTGGAGGGCATCCACGGGTTCCGCGCCGCCCTGGGGGCGGCCGCGGAGGTTGGGGCGATCTTCTGGTACGGGAACAACCTCGGCCGGAGCTTGAATTACGACTACGGCCGGGCGTTGTTCGGGGGAACGCGGGACGTGCTCGCCGCGTTCACGCGGGCGGTGGAGCTTGACGAGGCATACTGGGGCGGGGGGCCCCACCGCGCGCTCGCGAACTTCCTCGCCCAAACCCCGGGGTTCCTCGGTGGCGATCAGGCCCAGGCGGGCCTCCACTTCGCCCGCGCTGTCGAGCTCGATCCGGCCTTCGTCCAGAACTACGTGGATTGGGCCGAGTTCTATGCCAAGCCGCGCCGCGAGTGGGACACGTTCTGCCGGCTCCTCCACGTAGCCCTCGCCGTCGGGGACGACCCCGCCCAGCGGGAGCGGTGGCCCCTCTACAACCACCTCGCCCTCACCCGAGCCACGGCCCTCCGCGCGGAGCCCCCGGAACGCTGTCCCTGAGGCTCATCCCCGTGAACGTGATGGATGCACTTGTCGGTTGACCGAACTTGCATATAATGCAATCACTTACTTACCCCCGTCTCGGGGGAGGGGAGGTGGCACCGGGCAACTGACCTCGACCGTCCGATAAGGGCAAACCCACGGCAACGTGGGGACGCAAAGCCAACAGGTCCCTCAGGGATGGCTGGGTTGCCGAAGCATGGTCAGGAAAATGGTTGTGCTGGTGATGATTGGCCTCGCGGCGGGGAGCGTCCTGACATGGGGGAGCGAAAAAACAGCGGGGGCTCAAGCTGCCCTGACGATCCCCTCCCTCTCCCGCCTCTCCGTGGCGGGGACGAGCGCTACGGGGCGAGAGGTCTCGGTCTCAGTGGAGATCCCTCCTGGGGCGGCCCCCACCACAGGGGGCATTGAGCTAGCGAGAGCAGTCGTCCTCGTGGTGCGTAGCAACGTGCCGTGGACGCTCGTCGCACGGCCGGGCGACCTCCTCACGGAGGGGGCCATGGAGGCCCGCGTCGGGCGTGACGACTACCGGCCGGTCCGGCCGGAGGGGCTGGTCCTCGCCCAGGGAGCGCCCGGGGTGCACGAGATCGTGCTCGACTACCGGGTAGCCTGGGGCGAGGCCGGGTGGAGCGGTGAGAGCTCGCTCACCCTGGTGTACACGATCGAGGGATAGGTGGGCCCATGCTCGAGGACGGACGCGGCGTGGGGCGATGGACGCTGGCCGAAAGCCTGCGGGGAGCCCGTGTACGATCGGGCCAGAGTAGAGACGGAGGTGAAAGCCGAAGCAAGGCCACTACGGAAAGGGACAACGGCATCTGGACACAACGAGGTGACCGAACAGGCAAACCCGGGGCGACCCGGGGACGCAAAGCCACAGGTCTCCCAGAGGGAGATGGCTGGGTTGCCGAAACGCCTCCAAGAGAAGGACAATTCAAACTTTCTTGGAGGTGCAGTGATGAAGGTTCGTACGCTTACGGTTGGCATGTTGGCATTGGGGCTGCTGGTGGGCGTGGCAGGGATGGCGCAAGTGACACAGGGCTCGACGGCTCAGTTCACGGTGCCGACGTTGATCCGGCTCTCCCTTACGACGAGCACGGTCAACTTCGGTGCCCTGACCGAAGACGACTACGATCTAGGGTTCAAGGATCTCTATACGGCACAGGGGATCCAGATCTGGAGCAACAAGAGCTGGACCCTGACCGTGGCCGCAGACGCTGCGACGTGGACCGGTCCGTGGGCGAAGCCCTCCACCGACCTTCAGTGGCGGGCCGTGACCTCGGATGGACGCGTCACCTCGTTCGAGAACACGTTCACTGGGCTGACGAGCGGAGCGACCCAGGTTGCCGCTGGCACGAGGGGCGGGAACATCCAACTCTCGATGGACTTCCGGGTCCTCGTGAGCTGGGAGAACGACCCGGCCGGCGACTATAGCGTGGGGTTCACCTACACGCTCACCGCCCCGTAATGAGGGCACAACCATGGGCAGCCCGGGTTCACGCGGAATCCGGGCTGCTCCTGTTCTCGTGGGAAGACGGGGGAACATGATGAACCGCACGCGGCAGCTATTGGGCCTGCTCCTCTTGTTCGTGGGGCTGGCGGGACTGGCCCAAGAGACGGGGTGGATGGACCCGTCGGCGGATATGGGGCAGTTCACGAATGGCCCCCGTGCCTACCACCGCGACGGACGCTACGCGGTCGCTTCTCACGGGCAAGAGCACAGCTACGAGGGCTACGGGATCTCCCTTCCCGGGGGGAGCGAGGTCGTGGGGATCGAGGTCCTCTTCACGGCCCGCAAGGACGGCCCCACCAATTCATCGCTCGAGGTGGAACTGTCATGGGATGGCGGGGTGAGCTGGACCGCCACGGGCTACGGAGTGGGGCCAATGCCGGCCAGCTGGAAGAACTACGTCGCAGGGGGGAGTTCCGACACGTGGGGGCGGACGTGGGCACCCAATGAGCTCGGCGATGGAGCGTTCCAGGTGCGGATCCGGGCGACCCACAATTCGCGTTTGGACTGGGTAGCGGTGCGGGTCCACTACCGGGAGGAGATCGCCCAGACCCTGATTGTGACCCCGCCGCTCGTGGATCTGGGGGCGCTGACCCTCGCCCACTACGACGCAGGCTACAAGGAAATCTCCCCCGCCCAGAGGGTCACGGTGTCGAGCCCCACCGCATGGTCCCTCGTTGTAGCCGCGGACGCCGCGACCTGGACCTACACCGGGTCGGAGGCCCCGCCGGGGAAACCTTCCTCCCACCTCGAGTGGCGGGTCAACGCATCGGGCCCGGGGACCACCGACTCTCAGACGAGCTACACTGGCCTGACCACGGCGTCCCACACGGTGGCCCGGGGGGCGGCGGGTAGCGGCCTGTGGCTCGAGGTCAGCCTGCGGGTCCGGGTGGACTACGACACCACAGTCCCCGGCACGTACGAGCTCCGCTTCACCTACACGCTGACCACACCGTAGACGACGGCGCGTATACTTCGGTCATGAGAAAGCTCCTCTGGATCACGATCCTTCTCGCCAGCTTCTCGGGGGCAGGCCTCGAGGTGAACCTCCTCGAAGTGGACCTCTCGGTAGCTCCAGGGCAGGCGTACACGTTCTCGTTCACCGCCCGCAATGAGACGGAAGCCCCGGAGACCTTCTTCGTCTACGCCGGCGACTGGGACCGCGATGAGATGGGCGAGAACAGGTTCTACCCTCCCGGGACGCTCCCCCGCTCGCTCTGCTCCTGGCTCACCGTAGCCCCTGGCTCCTTCACGTTGGGCCCCGGGGAGACCCGCGAGATCGGGGGAACGCTGCACGTGCCCACCAATGCCGCGCCGGGGACCCACTGGGGGATCGTGTTCGTCCACGGCGAGCCGCGGCCGGTGGAGCACCAGGGGACGACGGTGATGGTCGCAAAGCGGATCGGGATCAAGGTCTACGCCACGGTGGGGTCAGCCCCGGCCGAAGGAGAGGTGCGGAGGATGGAGTTCCGCGGCCTGAATCCCCTCTGGCTCGGGGTGGAGTTCACCAACGCCGGGCCCACCAACCTCCGCGAGGTCCGGGTGGAGGTTCAGATCTACGACGCCGTGGGGGAGCGCGTGGCCGAGGTCAAACCAGCTCCCGTTCCCTGCCTCCCCGGGGCAAGCCGATGGGTGATCGTGGAGACGGACCTGCGCCCCACCCCCGGGACGTACCTCGTAGTGGCGCGGGTGGACCTGGGAGGGGAAGAGATCCTCGCCGCCCAGGCCTACCTACGGGTGCGACCCCTGTCCCTCGTCCCCCTCTCCGGGGGCACCGTGCCGGGCGACCTCGATCGCGATGGCCTGTACGAGGACGCAAACGGGGATGGCACGTTCGATGAAGAGGACGTGGCCTTGTTCCGGACCCATGTCACGAGCGCGCCCGTGCAGGGCAATGCCCGGGCGTTCGACTTCACCAACGACGGCCGCGTGGACGAGGCGGACGTGGAGGCCCTGATGGCGCTCCTCGCTGCCGCACCCGTGCCGTAGGCAGCACTTCCCCTCGCCCCCGCACCTCCTTCCTCGCCTCCCCCCCTCTCGCCCTCTACAGTCACGAAGATGGGAACGTGGCGGGTGTGCCTACGCATCGGGCTTGGGCTCGGCCTCGGAGCGTTCCTCGTCGGCATGGGGCTCGCAGCCGGGGCAGGGATCGCGTTGGAGCTCGTTTCCCCCCCCCGCACCGTCGCCCCGGGCGAGGTGGCGATCCACGTCTTTTCGGTCTCCAACCCAACCTCATCCACCGTGGTGGTCGAGCTAAGCGCGGATGCCCCTCTGGGTTGGGGCACGCTCGATCTTCCTCCCATCGTGTCCCTTGGGCCGGGAGATGAGGAGGCACTGTTCGTGACGGTCGTCGTGCCCCGCACCGCGGTGGCCGGCGCGCACATCGTGCGCCTGAAGGCAGCCTGGGACAGCGGCGAGGCGGTAGCCGAGGCGACGGTGCACGTCCTCGCCATGGCCGCGGTCGGGCTCATCCCCCCGCCCGCCGGCGAAGGGGAGCCGGGAGCGACCGTGGCTTACACCCTGACGGTCCTCAATCGGGGGAACGGGCTCGACCGCTTCCTCGTCGCCGCCTCCTCCGCCCACGGCTGGCCGGTGCGGATCGAGCCCCAGGAGCTCGCCCTGCGCCCCGGGGAGAAGGGGACCATCGAGCTCCTCCTCTCCCTCCCCAGTTCGGCCGAACCAGGGCGCGACCTCCTCACCGTGACCGTCCGCTCGACCGAGGGGGCGGAGGCCCGGGCCGCGTGGTTCACGACGATCCTCCCCCCGGGGCCGGAGGCAATCGTGGGCACCGTGTTCTCCGCGCTCGAGATGCGCCTGGGCGGGAGGCTCGGGTACGACCCCCTCTCCGGGCGCCGGCTGTCGCTCCTGACCCTGTCCGGGGGTGGGGAGGTCCTGGGCGGGGAACTGGGCCTTCACCTCCAGCTCACCGGGCCCTGGGGGCCGGATCCGTACAGCCTAGCAAGGTTTTCACTGCGCTACCTCCAGGATTGGGCCTGGGTCGAGGCGGGGGAGGTCGGCCTCGATCTTTCCTCCCTCCTTCTCTCGCTTGGGGGAAGCGGGATGTGCGCCGGCGTCGCCAGCGAGAGGGGGGAGGCGGCCCTCCTCACCGGCTGGCAGGGGGACGAGGGGAGATTCGGAATCCGCGGGGCATGGCGGGGGGGATGGGGGGAGCTCGGGGTGGCGGCGCGGGAAACGCGAGGGACGGACTCCCTCCACGCCGGCTCTCTCTGGATCACCGGGCACCTCGGGGAGGGCCTCACCCTGCGCGGGGAGGGGGGGATCGCAGTTTCGGGCCCGCATCGGGAGGCGGGGGTCCTCGTCGGCCTCACCGCGGGGACGGGGGCGACCCTCTCCTTCCAGGCCGATGCCTACGCAGTGGGGCCGCGGCTCCCCAGCCCGCGGGCGGACCGGGCGGGGATCAGCTTCGCGGGGCAACTCGCGGCGGACGCGGTGGCGCTGCGGTTCATGACGCGCTGGGAGAGGGACAATGTCCTCGGGGTCGCCCTCGTCCCGACCGTGGTCCGATCGGACCTCACCACCGCGGTGGATTGGTCCCCGTCGGGGTCGCGTCTGGCGCTGTTCGCGACGACCACCGTCCGCCGCAGCCAGGGATTCGGCCCTGGCCCCGCGCTCGACCGGCGGAACCGCATCCTCGACCTGGCACTGGCCGTCACCGACCCTTCGTTCGCGTTCCGGCTGAGCGGACGGTGGAGGTGGGAGGAGGACCTCGCGGCCATCTCCTGGCAGCGGACCGACGAGTATGCCCAACGGTTCACCCTCGCCCTCGGGCAGACCAAGGCGACCCTAAGCCTGACCGAGGTCGCCTCCATCGGTGACGGAGGCGCGACCCCGGTGGTGAGCCAGGCAAGCGTGGACGTCCTCACCCCGGCGGGGCTGGCCCTTGGCTTCCGCCACGCCTCCGATGGGGGAAGGGTGGGGATCGAGATCCCAGTTGCCCTCTCCCCCGCAAGCTCGATCACCCCCCGCCTTGAGGTGCGGTGGGATCCCGCCGGTGAGGCGAGCTCCCTCTACGCGGAACTCAGGTTCGAGCACGCCTTCATCGCGACCCCCCCCCTCCTCCCCGCCCGGGGGTGGATCGAAGGCGTGGTGTTCGTGGATGACGATGGGAACGGACGCCTTGACCCGGGCGAGCTCGGGATCGTCGGGGCGGTGCTCGAGATGGACGGGACCCGCGTCGCAACCGGGGCCGATGGGCGGTTCCTGTTCCCTCCCCTCGCTCCGGGAGCGTACAGCCTTGCCATCGGGCGCCTCCCCGCGGGGTTCCGGGCCCAGGTAGAGCTCCCTCTCCAGGTCGAGGTCGCGCTCGCTGGGCGGACGGTCGTCCACATCCCGTGCAAGCGGTTGGGGGAAATCGCGGGCGTGGTGTACGACGACCAGGACAAGAGCGGATCCCGCGACGGTGGGGAACCGGGGCTGGGGCGGGTGCGCGTGGTCCTCGCCCAGGACGGGGTGGACGTGGGGGAGGCCCTCTCGGATCCAACGGGGGCGTTCTCGTTCCCCGACCTCCCGGGGGGCGAGTACTGGGTAAGGGTGGACGCGACCTCCCTCCCCGAGCGGTACGAGCTCACCACGCCCGTCGCGGTGGTGGTGGGGTTGGGGCCGGGTGAGAGCGAGGAAGTGCTGTTCGGGGCCTGGCAGAAGCCGCGGCCGGTGGTGGTCGTGTACCGGCCCCCAGTGGCGGACTTCACGTGGGAGCCGACTTCCCCTCAAGCGGGGCAGCCGATCACGTTCGACGGCGGGGCCTCGCTCGGGGAGATCGTGAACTACCGCTGGGACTTCACCGCTGATGGGACCTTCGATGCCGAGGGCGTCCGCGTGGCGTGGACGTTCCCCGAACCCGGGTTCTACCTCGTAACCCTCGTCGTGACCGACGACAAGGACCTGACGGGCAAAACCGAGCTCCTCATCTCGGTGGTTCCCTGAGGGGGAAGCCACAGCGGCGCCGACGGGGAGCCTCTACCATGGTGTACACTCGCCTCACTTCCTCGGGCGGATCGCGCGAGTTCCATCCGCTTCAGGTATTGCGATGGGTTGCTGCTAGGGAGGCGTAGCATGGCTGCACCAGGAGAGAAGACAGTCAGCCGTCTGCCGCGCACGGACCGCGGCCGGGCGACGCGGGAGCGCCTCCTCCACGGCGCGGAGGAGGTGTTCCGCGAGCGGGGGTACAAGGCGGCCTCCGTGTCCGCAATTTGCCGGCGGGCGGGGCTCGCCCAGGGCACCTTCTACCTCTACTTCGTGAGCAAGGAAGAGGTCTACGTCAACCTGGTGGAGGCTCTTCAGAATGACCTCGTCGCGACGCTGCGGAGCAGCACTGCTCCGAACCCCGACCCGCGCGCACAGCTCATTGGTGCGTACGACGCCCTACTGGATTTTATCTCCGAGAATGCAGGCCTCTTTCAAGTGTTCCGCGAGGCGGAGTTCGTCCGCCCGGAGATCCCGAAGCGGTTCTATGCCGCAGTGTGTGCCGAACTGATCTCTGTCCTGGAGGCCGGCATCGCGGCCGGGGCGTTTCGCGACTTGGACCCGGAGGTGGTCGCGTACGCGGTCCTGGGGGCGGTGTTCTTCCTCGCAGTGCGGTACGTGATGTGGGAGGGGAGGGCCATTCCCCCGGAGGCGCGGCGCGTCGGGGCGGATCTCATCCGACAGGGGATCGCAGGCGATCGCAGCCCGATCAAGTACGGAGGGGAACCCGCGTCGGGGTCTGTTCAAGACAGCGCAGCGGCGCCATCTCCGCAGGGGCTGGAAGGAGGGGAAGCCACCCGACACGCGCTCCTCATCGCTGCCGAACGGGCGTTTGGCCAAGCAGGGTTCCACCAGACCACGATCTCGACCATCACCTATCTGGCCGGGGTTGGCCAAGGCACGTTCTACATCCACTTTCCGAGCAAGGTCGCCATCTTCAGCGAGCTGGTGCGGGAGATCAGCCGAGAGTTCCGGTACCGACAGAGTCTCGCGGTGGCCCACCACGTGGATCGACGAGCGGTTGAAGCTGAGGGATTCCGTTCGTTCCTGCGCTGGGTGCGTGATCACCCGGGGGCATACCGCATCGTCCGGGAGGCGGAGTTCGTGGACGAAAACGTTGGCAAATGGTACTACACGCGCCTTGCGCAAGGGTACGCGCGGGGACTGTCCGCTGGCATGAACCGCGGAGAGATCCGCCGCTGTGACCCAGAGGTCCTGGCGTACACTCTCCTCGGCATCGGGCACTTCGCAGGCCAGCGGTGGGAACTGTGGGGAGGGGAGAAACCAGCCGAGAAGGCTCTCCCCGACTTGATCAGTCTGATCCTGTACGGGGCCCTGAAGGAACCTCACGCTACCAAAGTCCCCTGCGACTACTAGTCTGGGCGTGATGTCCCAAAACACATGGTAGCGGGGCGATTTCCCGCCCGAGGGAACTGGATCCCCTCCTCGGAACGCTGCGTCGTTGTCCGAGCCGAACCCCGTAGCGGGAACGGGAGGCGCTCCCGGATCCCAGGGATCGCTTCCCGCACCGCCTCCTGGCTTTGGGAGCGGTGGGTGGAGAGCAGCCGGTCGATCGTGGCCGGGTTCAGCTGGACCAGGGGCCTCGGCGTCTCCAGGGCAAGGGCGAGTCCCTCTTCCCGCTCCAGCACAGAGCGATCTTAGGCAGGAACGGAGCGCCGTCTCACATCCGGGGTATCCGCCCGAGGACGTTCCTTGGGCTTCCTTCCGGTCCGGAGGGCGCGGATCGCGGCCTGGCGGTGGTACCCGGTGAGGGCCACGAACTCGTCGAGGATCATCGTCTTGTCGCCGCGCCTCGCACGCAGGTAGCGGGCGCACAGTGCTCCCACCACCTCCGCCACGCTCGCGTGGGTCATCGGTACCTCCTCGTCTTCGGTAACCCGAATTCTGAGGAACCGACACCCCGTCCGGTAACACCGTCACGGAGGCAACTCGGGGGGTTGACACGGGCCTCGGCTAGCGCTATGCTGACAGGTGATTCAGGTGTCATAGCAAGCCCGGCCGGGGCCCGAACCGCCGGAGCCGTGGGTGCTGGCGCCGGTCCTTCGTGCCTGGCGAGGCGAAGGGGGCGGCGCGTGGCAACGAGGCGGACTGCGGGCAAGAGGGCGAGGGTTGGGATCGTTGGCGTTGGACTGACCCGGTTCGGCGTTCGTTCTGATGCGTCCCTGCGAGAACTAGCCTTCGAAGCCGCAAAGGCGTGCCTTGAGGACGCAACCGTGCGGCTGGCTGACGTCGAATCCATGATCGTCGCAGTTGCGTCGGACGAACTCAGCTTCTCTCTTCAACCTTCGGCCCAGGTCGTGGACTACTTGGGGTTCTATCCCAGACCAAGCTTCCGGGCCGAGGGTGCCTGCGCGTCGGGAAGCATGGCGATTCGCGCGGGATGGATGAACGTCGCGTCTGGGCTAGCTGATCTCGTATTGGTGGTGGGGGTAGAAAAGATGACGGAGGTTCCCACCCCGACGGTTACAGAAGTACTCGGCCGTGCTGGCGATACAGTATGGGAGTACCCCTTCGGCATGACCTTCCCCGGGTACTACGCGATGCTCGCCCGTGCGCACATGGCAAAGTACGGAACGACAGAAGAACAGCTGGCAGCCGTCGCGGTGAAGAACCATCACTATGGCGCGCTGAACCCATACGCCCACATGCAGAAGGAAATCACACTTGACACAGCGTTGAGTTCGCGCGTGGTGGCTGATCCGCTCAAGTTGTACGACTGTTGTTTGATCTCCGATGGAGCCGCAGCGGTCCTGCTTGCCACGGAGACAACGGCCAAGCGCCTTCGCGTCGACCCGATTTGGCTAACAGGGTTGGGCCTCGGCACCGGCACCCTCAACATCGCTCACCGTGCGGACCTGACCACACTGGAAGCGAGCACTGAAGCCGCCGGTCAAGCCTACGAGATGGCGCATGTCACACCTAGGGACATTGATGTGGCAGTTGTTCATGACTGCTTCACAATCGCGGAGATCGTAGCCTACGAGGACTTGGGATTCTGTCCACGTGGCGAAGGAGGGCAGCTGATCGAGGAGCGACGGACGTATATTGAGGGTGAAATCCCAGTTAACGTGGATGGGGGGTTGAAGTCAAAGGGGCATCCGATCGGAGCTACTGGGGTGGCTATGGCTGTGGAGATTGTCAAGCAGTTGCGAGGAGAGGCTGGTGCCGGACGGCAAGTCCCTGGGGCAGAGATCGGGCTGTCTCACAACGTCGGTGGGAGCGGGCAACACTCGGTTGTCCACATCTTCAGCCGGTCGTGAGGGAGGAAGGAATGGAGTTTCGGGACTTCAGTTTGCTGGTTCAGCACACCAAGGTCAGAGGGTTCACAGATGGGCTGGAACGCGGGGAACTTCTTGCCTCCCGGTGCACGACGTGTGGTGCAACATCGTACCCCCCTCGTAGCGACTGCCCCCGGTGTCTGGGGAGCGAATTCGAGTGGGTTCCAATCACAGGCAAGGGCCGACTTCTCACGCACACCGCGGTATTCGTCACGCCACGCCACTTCACCCCGGACCTGTCGCAAGTCGCACCTTTCTCCTCGTATGCCTACCGCCCAGCTGCGGTAGGAATCGTGGAAATGGCCAATGGGCTCCGCGTCATGGGATGGATTCGCGGCCTAGCCATTGAGGAGATCCGGATTGGCATGGAGCTGGAACCGCGCCCAGAGATCCTGCCGGACGGCCGGGCGACTGTGACCTTGTACAGCGGGGAGCGCTGATTGGGGATGCGAAACGGTGGTAGGACGGCAAGGATCTCGGGCGTAGGGATGTATCTCCCACAGGAGCGAGTTACCAACGCTGACCTCAGCGCGATCATGGATTACGACGTCGAGTCATACCTGGCGGAGAAGGGGATCGGCGTGCGGTACCGGGCAGCCCCCAACGAGGCAACATCCGACATGGGGGTGCGTGCAGCACGGGAGGCGTTGCTCCGAGCTGGCCTCGTTCCGGAGGACGTCGATTTGATCATCCTCGCTACCGATACACCAGACTTCATCAGTCCTCCCACATCGGCTGTGATTCAGCATAAGTTGGGCGCGACGAACGCTGGCGCCTTCGATATCAACGCCGCTTGCACCGATGAGACGATCGCGTTGGCGCTTGGAGCGCACTATATCGCTCTAGAACCGGGGATTGACCATGTCCTGGTTATCGGCGCCTATGGGATGACTAAATGGCTTGACTGGCGCCCATACGGCGAATCGGTGTCCAAGGTTCTGGCGATGCTCTTCAGCGACGGAGCGGGAGCGGTCGTCCTCTCCCCATCGGAAGAGGCGGGATACTTATCCTCCAAGATGCTCACGGAGGGCAGTTACTGGGACACCTACGGGATCTACCTCGGTACGGGTCAGCCGCCGACACCGACCATGATCGAGACACGTCGGCACTGTTTGCGGTTTCACGAGAACGGGCACCGTGTGCCGGCAGACTTCAACAGTAGTCGTTGGCCACGCCTATTGCGAGAGACGCTCCGGGTCGCCAACTGCACGCCCGACGACTTGAACCTCGTGCTGATGAACCAGGTGGACCTGAGCACCGTCCGCATCACACTAGAGGGACTCGGGTTACCGATGGATCGCACCCACTGGGTGGCTGATCGGTTCGGGTACGCCGGTTCAGCGTCGGTGTTCATGGCACTGTACGACGCTGTCGAGCAAGGGAAGCTTTCCGCAGGCGATCTCGTAGCCTTTTGCACCTCCGGCGCGGGATTCGTCTTGTCGACGGCGTTGTTTCGATGGCGCTGAGAAGGGGGGAGCAGATGCGGCTGAAGGAAAGGGTGGCGATCATCACTGGCGCAGCACGGGGCATCGGCCGTGAGACAGCATTGCTATTCGCCCGGGAGGGGGCGAAGGTCGTTGTGGCCGATGTGGACAGCCGTGGTGAGGAAGTGGCTACCGAAATCAGGCAGGGGAACCGTGAGGCGCTGTTCATGCGAACGGACATCACCGATCGCGAGGCATGCCGAATGATGGTCGAGTCCACCATAGCGAGGTTTGGAGTGGTGGATGTCCTCGTCAATAACGCTGGGATTGTCCGCGACGGCCAGCTGACCAAACTTTCCGAGGCCGACTTCGATCGGGTGATCCACGTCAACCTCAAGGGAACGTTCAACGTAACGCAAGCTGTGGCCCCATACATGATCGAGAAGGGCTGTGGGCGCATCATCAACGTGGCGTCAGTTGTAGGGTTGTACGGGAACTTCGGTCAGACCAACTACGCGGCGAGCAAGGCCGGCGTGATAGCGATGACGAGGGTGTGGGCACGGGAACTCGGCAGGAAGGGGATCAACGTCAACGCGGTCGCCCCTGGGTTCATCAGCACCGAGATGACCGAAGGGGTTCCGGAGAAGGTGCTCGGCATGATGCGTGACAAGACCCCCCTCGGCCGGTTGGGAACGCCGCGCGAGGTCGCAAACGTCTTCCTGTTCCTCGCCTCCGATGAGGCCGCGTACGTCCATGGAGCGGTGATCTGCGTTGACGGAGGACTGATCACATGAGGCTGAGGGTAGCAGAGGGACTCAGGGGCTCATGATGAGCCGACTAAACGGCAAGGTTGTGATCATCACCGGGGCCAGCTCG from Candidatus Bipolaricaulis anaerobius harbors:
- a CDS encoding 3-oxoacyl-ACP synthase III family protein encodes the protein MYLPQERVTNADLSAIMDYDVESYLAEKGIGVRYRAAPNEATSDMGVRAAREALLRAGLVPEDVDLIILATDTPDFISPPTSAVIQHKLGATNAGAFDINAACTDETIALALGAHYIALEPGIDHVLVIGAYGMTKWLDWRPYGESVSKVLAMLFSDGAGAVVLSPSEEAGYLSSKMLTEGSYWDTYGIYLGTGQPPTPTMIETRRHCLRFHENGHRVPADFNSSRWPRLLRETLRVANCTPDDLNLVLMNQVDLSTVRITLEGLGLPMDRTHWVADRFGYAGSASVFMALYDAVEQGKLSAGDLVAFCTSGAGFVLSTALFRWR
- a CDS encoding thiolase domain-containing protein; translated protein: MATRRTAGKRARVGIVGVGLTRFGVRSDASLRELAFEAAKACLEDATVRLADVESMIVAVASDELSFSLQPSAQVVDYLGFYPRPSFRAEGACASGSMAIRAGWMNVASGLADLVLVVGVEKMTEVPTPTVTEVLGRAGDTVWEYPFGMTFPGYYAMLARAHMAKYGTTEEQLAAVAVKNHHYGALNPYAHMQKEITLDTALSSRVVADPLKLYDCCLISDGAAAVLLATETTAKRLRVDPIWLTGLGLGTGTLNIAHRADLTTLEASTEAAGQAYEMAHVTPRDIDVAVVHDCFTIAEIVAYEDLGFCPRGEGGQLIEERRTYIEGEIPVNVDGGLKSKGHPIGATGVAMAVEIVKQLRGEAGAGRQVPGAEIGLSHNVGGSGQHSVVHIFSRS
- the fabG gene encoding 3-oxoacyl-[acyl-carrier-protein] reductase codes for the protein MRLKERVAIITGAARGIGRETALLFAREGAKVVVADVDSRGEEVATEIRQGNREALFMRTDITDREACRMMVESTIARFGVVDVLVNNAGIVRDGQLTKLSEADFDRVIHVNLKGTFNVTQAVAPYMIEKGCGRIINVASVVGLYGNFGQTNYAASKAGVIAMTRVWARELGRKGINVNAVAPGFISTEMTEGVPEKVLGMMRDKTPLGRLGTPREVANVFLFLASDEAAYVHGAVICVDGGLIT
- a CDS encoding TetR/AcrR family transcriptional regulator, with the protein product MAAPGEKTVSRLPRTDRGRATRERLLHGAEEVFRERGYKAASVSAICRRAGLAQGTFYLYFVSKEEVYVNLVEALQNDLVATLRSSTAPNPDPRAQLIGAYDALLDFISENAGLFQVFREAEFVRPEIPKRFYAAVCAELISVLEAGIAAGAFRDLDPEVVAYAVLGAVFFLAVRYVMWEGRAIPPEARRVGADLIRQGIAGDRSPIKYGGEPASGSVQDSAAAPSPQGLEGGEATRHALLIAAERAFGQAGFHQTTISTITYLAGVGQGTFYIHFPSKVAIFSELVREISREFRYRQSLAVAHHVDRRAVEAEGFRSFLRWVRDHPGAYRIVREAEFVDENVGKWYYTRLAQGYARGLSAGMNRGEIRRCDPEVLAYTLLGIGHFAGQRWELWGGEKPAEKALPDLISLILYGALKEPHATKVPCDY